A window of the Streptomyces sp. NBC_01351 genome harbors these coding sequences:
- a CDS encoding YciI family protein, which yields MPKYLLLKHYRGAPTAVNDVPMDQWTPEEISDHVQYMHDFAARLEETGEFVDGQALAPGGTFVRYDGEGRPPVTDGPFAETKDLIAGWMVIDVDSYERAVELAGELSAAPGAGGKPIHEWLELRPFLAAPPTITE from the coding sequence ATGCCCAAGTACTTGCTGCTCAAGCACTACCGTGGCGCCCCGACCGCGGTCAATGACGTACCGATGGACCAGTGGACGCCGGAGGAGATCTCGGACCACGTCCAGTACATGCACGATTTCGCGGCCCGGCTCGAGGAGACCGGCGAGTTCGTCGACGGGCAGGCGCTCGCCCCCGGGGGGACGTTCGTCCGGTACGACGGCGAGGGGCGCCCGCCGGTCACCGACGGCCCGTTCGCCGAGACCAAGGACCTCATCGCCGGCTGGATGGTGATCGACGTCGACAGCTACGAGCGCGCCGTCGAGCTGGCCGGGGAGCTGTCGGCCGCCCCCGGGGCGGGCGGCAAGCCGATCCACGAGTGGCTGGAGCTGCGCCCCTTCCTGGCCGCGCCGCCGACCATCACGGAGTGA
- a CDS encoding MMPL family transporter: MTLTDRLSSDASGPESGRPQPEAGAFARIAALAHRRRRFALLLWVALMVGIWTAASALGNDYRQDFSLPGTQSQAAADLLSEHGAARAGDTVQIVLRDRGGLNDPEVRQRVGEMLTEVAEQSHVQSVRSVYEDAAAVAPDGTVGYATVTLDLPSKEIPKEDARRLLDTAQQAAGDGLEVELGGQAARLLAKGGGGAAEGAGILAALVILVFMFGTIIAAGLPIITAVFAVGSTLGAIILASHVFTIADYTPYVMMLVGLGVGIDYALLIFARYRAELVKGEDSERATVVAFDVAGRSVFFAGCTVIVALLGLVALGLGSLQGMALSVALTVLVTMAASLTLLPALLGVFGPRFARQFTARAAERHAKGKAPEGTVWRNLAAKVQRRPLAAMLIAGVTLGALCLPAFGMRLGFADAGSDAPTTTSRKAFDMLTEGFGPGFNGPLIVVVDDRKGGNAEQAGAAAARALKEIPGVEAVSPPIPTRHPGVATMIAFPTTSPQDKGTSRLLADLRDDVLPEVTRQSGAEYLVGGGTAVAEDYSEKVAERMPLFMAIVVGVSLILLMMVFRSVLVPLKAAILNLLSIGAALGAITLVFQEGWFGVEPGPIEAFLPVMIFAVVFGLSMDYEIFLVSRIHEEWIKTKDHALSVREGLGHTGSVISAAGAIMVAVFGAFMLSDERLLQQTGFGMAVAIFVDAVVIRLLIVPAAMQLMGRWTWWMPAPLARILPKVSLEKS, encoded by the coding sequence ATGACCCTTACCGACAGGCTCTCATCGGATGCCTCCGGACCGGAATCCGGCCGTCCACAGCCTGAAGCCGGCGCCTTCGCCCGCATCGCCGCCTTAGCCCACCGCCGCCGTCGGTTCGCGCTGCTGCTGTGGGTTGCGCTGATGGTCGGAATCTGGACCGCCGCCTCGGCGCTGGGCAACGACTACCGCCAGGACTTCTCCCTCCCCGGCACGCAATCCCAGGCCGCCGCCGACCTCTTGTCCGAGCACGGCGCTGCCCGCGCCGGTGACACCGTACAGATCGTCCTCCGGGACCGGGGCGGGCTGAACGACCCGGAGGTGCGGCAGCGCGTCGGGGAGATGCTCACCGAAGTCGCCGAGCAGTCGCACGTCCAGTCGGTACGCAGTGTGTACGAAGATGCCGCCGCCGTCGCACCCGACGGCACCGTCGGCTATGCCACGGTCACGCTGGACCTTCCCTCCAAGGAGATCCCGAAGGAGGACGCCCGGCGACTCCTGGACACGGCGCAGCAGGCGGCGGGCGACGGCCTTGAGGTCGAACTGGGCGGTCAGGCGGCCCGGTTACTCGCCAAGGGAGGCGGCGGCGCGGCCGAGGGCGCGGGCATTCTCGCGGCCCTGGTCATCCTGGTCTTCATGTTCGGCACCATCATCGCCGCGGGTCTGCCGATCATCACCGCCGTCTTCGCGGTGGGTTCGACGCTGGGCGCCATCATCCTGGCCTCGCACGTGTTCACCATCGCCGACTACACGCCGTACGTGATGATGCTGGTCGGCCTCGGCGTCGGGATCGACTACGCGCTGCTGATCTTCGCCCGCTACCGCGCGGAACTGGTCAAGGGCGAGGACTCCGAGCGGGCGACCGTCGTGGCGTTCGATGTCGCGGGCCGCTCGGTCTTCTTCGCGGGGTGCACCGTCATCGTCGCCCTGCTCGGCCTGGTCGCGCTCGGCCTCGGCTCGCTCCAGGGCATGGCCCTGTCGGTGGCGCTGACGGTCCTGGTGACGATGGCGGCCTCGCTCACCCTGCTGCCCGCACTGCTCGGCGTCTTCGGCCCGCGCTTCGCCCGTCAGTTCACCGCCCGCGCCGCCGAGCGGCATGCGAAGGGCAAGGCCCCCGAGGGCACGGTCTGGCGCAACCTCGCCGCCAAGGTGCAGCGGCGGCCGCTCGCCGCGATGCTCATCGCCGGGGTCACGCTCGGCGCCCTGTGCCTGCCTGCCTTCGGCATGCGGCTCGGCTTCGCCGACGCGGGCAGCGACGCACCCACCACCACCAGCCGCAAGGCGTTCGACATGCTCACCGAGGGCTTCGGACCGGGCTTCAACGGCCCGCTGATCGTCGTGGTCGACGACCGCAAGGGCGGCAACGCAGAGCAGGCCGGCGCGGCCGCTGCCCGGGCCCTGAAGGAGATCCCCGGCGTCGAGGCCGTGTCCCCGCCGATCCCGACCCGGCACCCTGGTGTCGCCACCATGATCGCCTTCCCGACCACGTCGCCGCAGGACAAGGGCACGTCACGGCTGCTGGCCGACCTGCGGGACGACGTCCTGCCGGAGGTGACGCGGCAGAGCGGTGCCGAGTACCTGGTCGGCGGCGGAACCGCGGTCGCCGAGGACTACTCGGAGAAGGTCGCGGAGCGGATGCCGCTCTTCATGGCGATCGTCGTGGGCGTCTCGCTCATCCTGCTGATGATGGTGTTCCGTTCGGTGCTGGTCCCGCTCAAGGCCGCGATCCTGAACCTGCTGAGCATCGGCGCCGCGCTGGGTGCGATCACCCTGGTCTTCCAGGAAGGCTGGTTCGGTGTGGAGCCGGGCCCGATCGAGGCGTTCCTGCCGGTGATGATCTTCGCGGTGGTCTTCGGTCTCTCGATGGATTACGAGATCTTCCTGGTCTCCCGCATCCACGAGGAATGGATCAAGACCAAGGACCACGCCCTGTCGGTCCGTGAGGGCCTCGGCCACACCGGCTCGGTGATCAGCGCGGCCGGCGCGATCATGGTCGCGGTCTTCGGAGCCTTCATGCTCAGCGACGAACGACTGCTCCAGCAGACCGGCTTCGGCATGGCGGTGGCCATCTTCGTGGACGCGGTCGTCATCCGTCTGCTGATCGTGCCCGCGGCCATGCAGCTGATGGGCCGCTGGACCTGGTGGATGCCCGCCCCGCTGGCCCGCATCCTGCCGAAGGTGAGCCTGGAGAAGAGCTGA
- the ligA gene encoding NAD-dependent DNA ligase LigA produces the protein MKSIHADEALSVMSGREDYDAALARLREVSQAYYGDGDSPLDDAAYDRLRLAVLAWEQAHPDEVAADSPTGLVGDGAAPVGDVAHTTRLLSLDNVFDPAGLVAWGTSLQRRLGHEPAGGFTVEPKMDGAAVAARYRAGRLEQIVTRGNGTHGEDVSHVIGTIEGLPEQLPVPATFEVRGEVLFTREQFETANEVRTAHGAQVFANPRNGTAGTLRAKDRPYRLAMTFWAYGAVELDGVAFAPSGATHAETLAAVADAGVRTTAGTPAGLHVVATLAEAQQKVDAIAALRPDLPFGIDGVVIKANDAGEQAAAGFGSRFPHWAIAFKLPAVERHTVLKDVTWEVGRTGVLAPTAILEPVDLDGSTVTRATLHNPADIRRRDLHLGDTVTVYKAGDIIPRVQAAVVGLRPDTAQEVPLPTACPNCGGEIDKSQERWRCAKGSACALPALIEYAAGRDMLDIDGLGKTYVNALIEAGAVTDVADLFVLTEEQLTAASGSAKRGAKLAEQIAAARSRPLSRVFCALGILGTGRSMSRRIAAHFGTMDAIRQADTALMKEVDGIGEEKAPVIVEQVALLAQVIDKLVEAGVNMTEPQEPKATGDGPLADATVVVTGKMSGPLENLGRSEMNTLIEKAGGKAGSSVNSKTTYLVCAPSPSGKPSSKALKAADLGVTVLTPEAFAELVADHLG, from the coding sequence CCGGACGAGGTCGCCGCGGACTCCCCGACCGGCCTCGTCGGGGACGGAGCCGCCCCGGTGGGCGATGTCGCGCACACCACGCGACTGCTCAGCCTCGATAACGTCTTCGACCCGGCCGGCCTCGTCGCCTGGGGGACGTCCCTCCAGCGCCGCCTGGGCCACGAACCCGCCGGCGGGTTCACCGTGGAGCCGAAGATGGACGGCGCGGCCGTCGCCGCCCGCTACCGGGCCGGGCGGCTGGAGCAGATCGTCACTCGCGGCAACGGCACCCACGGCGAGGACGTCAGCCACGTCATCGGCACGATCGAGGGCCTGCCCGAGCAGCTGCCCGTACCGGCCACGTTCGAGGTGCGCGGCGAGGTCCTGTTCACCCGGGAGCAGTTCGAGACCGCGAACGAGGTCCGCACCGCACACGGCGCGCAGGTCTTCGCCAACCCGCGCAACGGCACGGCCGGCACCCTGCGCGCGAAGGACCGCCCCTACCGCCTCGCGATGACGTTCTGGGCGTACGGAGCGGTCGAGCTCGACGGCGTCGCCTTCGCGCCCTCCGGGGCCACTCACGCCGAGACCCTGGCCGCCGTGGCCGACGCGGGGGTACGGACCACGGCCGGCACCCCCGCCGGACTGCACGTGGTGGCGACCCTCGCCGAGGCACAGCAGAAGGTCGACGCGATCGCCGCGCTGCGCCCGGACCTGCCGTTCGGCATCGACGGCGTCGTGATCAAGGCGAACGACGCCGGGGAGCAGGCCGCGGCCGGGTTCGGCAGCAGGTTCCCGCACTGGGCGATCGCCTTCAAACTCCCCGCGGTCGAGCGCCACACCGTTCTCAAGGACGTGACCTGGGAAGTGGGGCGTACCGGAGTGCTCGCCCCGACCGCGATCCTCGAACCGGTGGACCTCGACGGTTCCACGGTCACCCGGGCCACCCTTCACAACCCGGCCGACATCCGCCGCCGCGACCTCCACCTCGGCGACACCGTGACGGTCTACAAGGCGGGCGACATCATTCCCCGCGTCCAGGCCGCCGTCGTCGGACTGCGACCGGACACCGCGCAGGAGGTGCCACTGCCCACGGCCTGCCCCAACTGCGGTGGGGAGATCGACAAGAGTCAGGAGCGGTGGCGCTGCGCCAAGGGCAGCGCCTGCGCCCTGCCCGCGCTGATCGAGTACGCGGCCGGGCGCGACATGCTCGACATCGACGGCCTGGGCAAGACCTACGTCAATGCCCTGATCGAGGCGGGCGCCGTCACGGACGTCGCCGACCTGTTCGTCCTCACAGAGGAGCAGCTCACCGCGGCTTCCGGCAGTGCCAAGCGCGGAGCGAAGCTGGCCGAGCAGATCGCGGCCGCCCGATCCCGTCCGCTCAGCCGCGTCTTCTGCGCCCTCGGCATCCTCGGCACCGGCCGCAGCATGTCCCGCCGCATAGCCGCGCACTTCGGCACCATGGACGCGATCCGCCAAGCCGACACGGCGCTGATGAAGGAGGTCGATGGCATAGGTGAGGAGAAGGCACCGGTCATCGTCGAGCAGGTCGCCCTCTTGGCCCAGGTCATCGACAAACTGGTCGAGGCCGGGGTCAACATGACGGAACCGCAGGAGCCGAAGGCGACCGGCGACGGCCCGCTCGCGGACGCGACGGTCGTCGTCACCGGCAAGATGAGCGGTCCCCTGGAGAACCTGGGGCGCTCCGAGATGAACACCCTGATCGAGAAGGCCGGCGGCAAGGCGGGCAGCAGCGTCAACTCCAAGACGACCTACCTGGTCTGCGCGCCGTCCCCGAGCGGCAAGCCGAGCTCCAAGGCCCTCAAGGCGGCTGACCTGGGCGTCACGGTCCTCACACCGGAGGCGTTCGCCGAACTCGTCGCGGACCACCTCGGCTGA
- a CDS encoding RNA polymerase sigma factor: protein MDEILLRSLTPSVLGILVRRGADFAAAEDAVQDALVEAVRVWPADPPRDPKGWLVTVAWRRFLDATRADSARRRREDLVGEEPERGPAPAVDDTLQLYFLCAHPSLTPSSAVALTLRAVGGLTTRQIARAYLVPEATMAQRISRAKRTVSGVQFDRTGDVATVLRVLYLVFNEGYSGDVDLAAEAIRLTRQLAATIDHPEVAGLLALMLLHHARRATRTAADGSLVPLAEQERGRWDTGAIAEGVRILQAALARDRLGEFQAQAAIAALHADAPTAEETDWVQIVEWYDELVRLTDSPVVRLNRAVAVGEADGPRAGLAALAALDESLPRHTAVAAYLHERDGDLATAARLYVEAARKAPNLAERDHLTRQAARLNARGRR, encoded by the coding sequence CTGGACGAGATCCTGCTCCGCAGCCTCACTCCCAGCGTGCTCGGAATCCTCGTCCGCCGCGGAGCCGATTTCGCGGCGGCCGAGGACGCCGTGCAGGACGCGCTGGTCGAGGCGGTCCGCGTCTGGCCGGCCGATCCTCCACGGGATCCGAAGGGCTGGCTGGTCACCGTGGCCTGGCGCCGGTTCCTCGACGCGACCCGGGCGGACTCGGCCCGGCGCCGGCGTGAAGACCTCGTCGGCGAGGAGCCGGAGCGCGGGCCCGCGCCCGCGGTGGACGACACGCTCCAGCTGTACTTCCTGTGCGCCCACCCGTCGCTGACGCCGTCCTCCGCGGTCGCGCTCACGCTGCGCGCCGTCGGCGGGCTGACCACCCGCCAGATCGCCCGGGCCTACCTGGTGCCCGAGGCGACGATGGCGCAGCGGATCAGCCGGGCCAAACGTACGGTCTCGGGCGTACAGTTCGACCGGACCGGCGATGTCGCCACGGTGCTGCGCGTCCTCTACCTGGTCTTCAACGAGGGCTACTCCGGCGACGTCGACCTCGCCGCGGAGGCGATCCGGCTCACGCGACAGCTCGCGGCGACGATCGACCACCCCGAGGTGGCGGGGCTGCTCGCCCTCATGCTGCTGCACCACGCCCGGCGCGCCACCCGGACCGCGGCCGACGGAAGCCTGGTGCCGCTGGCCGAGCAGGAACGCGGCCGGTGGGACACCGGGGCGATCGCCGAGGGCGTCCGGATCCTGCAGGCGGCGCTGGCCCGCGACCGGCTGGGCGAGTTCCAGGCCCAGGCCGCCATCGCGGCGCTCCACGCGGACGCGCCCACCGCCGAGGAGACCGACTGGGTGCAGATCGTCGAGTGGTACGACGAGCTCGTGCGCCTGACCGACAGCCCGGTCGTACGGCTCAACCGCGCGGTGGCCGTCGGCGAGGCCGACGGCCCGCGCGCCGGCCTGGCGGCGCTCGCGGCGCTGGACGAGTCGCTGCCGCGCCACACCGCGGTGGCGGCGTACCTCCACGAGCGCGACGGCGACTTGGCGACGGCGGCACGGCTGTACGTGGAGGCGGCCCGGAAGGCACCGAACCTCGCCGAGCGCGACCATCTGACGCGTCAGGCCGCCCGGCTCAACGCCCGCGGGCGCCGCTGA
- a CDS encoding chloride channel protein, with protein MSSMFAKLTAASGPSRLLRALRRTQGGFVVLAVLVGVGAGLGAVGFRWLIEGVTRVLSGYPDYSAVAGEPNPLVPWLGPYFVLLAPVVAGALYGPLVYRYAREARGHGVPEVMFAVARLGGRIPPRVAVVKSLASALCIGGGGSVGREGPIVQIGSALGSSLGVLVRVGEDRLRVLVACGAAGGIAATFNAPLAGVFFAMELILRDFTAPRFGMVVLSSVTASVIARSILGDETFLQLPEVEVEHLASYVFFVLLGALAGAVGVLFTKVLYLVEDACDTVWRGPEWLRPAVGGVLLGAFLLALPQMYGVGYPVLEKGVSGGYAVGFLLVLLIGKILACSLTIGIGGSGGVFAPTLFVGAMLGSAVGQSLHHLAPGVTGSPTAYAIIAMGSVFAGAARAPITAVLIMYELTGDYGIILPLMAAIAVATGVSRALSDETVYTAKLLRRGVDLDLTGPAAISVTSVMTAPPAVLEPGTPLQEAAGLLLATGSGCLPVVSGTGGYQGTVSSVVAAEALAAGTPTDEPVATVLDMPKGVREEESLQEALARFAAYEGDGLPVLDAEGRQLVGWLSHRTVLSAVSAPAGPGGGPGS; from the coding sequence ATGAGCAGCATGTTTGCGAAACTCACGGCCGCCTCCGGTCCGAGCCGCCTCCTCCGGGCCCTGCGCCGTACCCAGGGCGGTTTCGTCGTACTGGCCGTGCTGGTGGGCGTGGGCGCGGGGCTGGGGGCGGTGGGTTTCCGGTGGCTGATCGAAGGCGTCACCCGGGTGCTGTCCGGTTATCCGGACTACTCCGCCGTGGCCGGCGAGCCCAACCCCCTGGTGCCTTGGCTGGGCCCGTACTTCGTGCTCCTCGCGCCCGTGGTGGCGGGCGCCCTGTACGGGCCTTTGGTGTACAGGTACGCGCGGGAGGCCCGTGGCCACGGCGTTCCGGAGGTCATGTTCGCCGTCGCCCGGCTGGGTGGCCGGATCCCCCCTCGGGTCGCCGTGGTGAAGTCGCTCGCGTCCGCGCTGTGCATCGGGGGCGGCGGTTCGGTGGGCCGGGAGGGGCCGATCGTCCAGATCGGATCGGCGCTCGGGTCGAGCCTGGGCGTGCTGGTGCGGGTGGGCGAGGACCGGTTGAGGGTGCTGGTCGCGTGCGGGGCGGCGGGTGGCATCGCGGCGACGTTCAACGCGCCGCTGGCAGGGGTCTTCTTCGCGATGGAACTGATCCTGCGGGACTTCACCGCGCCGCGCTTCGGCATGGTGGTGCTGTCGTCCGTGACGGCCAGTGTGATCGCACGATCCATCCTGGGCGACGAGACCTTCCTCCAGCTGCCCGAGGTGGAGGTCGAACACCTCGCCTCGTACGTGTTCTTCGTCCTCCTCGGCGCGCTGGCCGGCGCGGTCGGGGTGCTGTTCACCAAGGTGCTGTACCTGGTGGAGGACGCGTGCGACACGGTGTGGCGGGGGCCCGAGTGGCTGCGTCCCGCCGTGGGCGGTGTGCTCCTCGGGGCGTTCCTGCTGGCTCTTCCGCAGATGTACGGGGTGGGCTATCCGGTCCTGGAGAAGGGCGTGAGCGGCGGGTACGCGGTCGGCTTCCTGCTCGTGCTGCTGATCGGGAAGATCCTGGCCTGCAGCCTGACGATCGGCATCGGCGGGTCGGGCGGGGTGTTCGCGCCGACCTTGTTCGTGGGGGCGATGCTGGGCAGTGCCGTCGGGCAGAGCCTCCATCACCTGGCGCCGGGTGTGACCGGGTCGCCCACCGCGTACGCGATCATCGCGATGGGCTCCGTGTTCGCCGGCGCCGCGCGCGCTCCCATCACCGCGGTGCTGATCATGTACGAGCTCACCGGCGATTACGGGATCATCCTGCCGCTGATGGCGGCCATCGCCGTGGCCACCGGGGTGAGCCGGGCCCTGAGCGACGAGACGGTCTACACCGCGAAACTGCTGCGCAGAGGAGTGGACTTGGACCTCACCGGGCCGGCCGCGATCAGCGTCACGTCGGTGATGACGGCTCCGCCCGCCGTGCTGGAGCCTGGAACGCCACTGCAGGAGGCGGCCGGTCTTCTCCTGGCCACGGGCAGCGGGTGCCTGCCGGTGGTCTCCGGCACCGGCGGCTATCAGGGCACGGTGAGCTCGGTGGTCGCGGCGGAGGCGCTCGCCGCGGGGACGCCCACGGACGAGCCCGTGGCCACGGTGCTCGACATGCCGAAGGGGGTGCGCGAGGAGGAGAGTCTGCAGGAGGCCCTGGCGCGGTTCGCCGCGTACGAGGGGGACGGGCTTCCCGTACTGGACGCGGAAGGGCGGCAGTTGGTCGGCTGGCTCTCGCACCGCACCGTGCTTTCGGCGGTGAGCGCGCCGGCCGGGCCCGGGGGCGGGCCCGGCTCCTGA
- a CDS encoding DUF4352 domain-containing protein — MRRVPASLLAALALVAGGMGAQASAAPSAAPFEPVPLGTTVTLNGQRGEKVDVTVLKVVDPAASAQEFFEPDPGNRYVSVQFRLKNSGTVPYKDSPVNGATLIDTEGQQFDADVVAKTTAGPRLPVSLTITPGNTALGYLTFELPDGSKPATVQFTPNSGFADDVGEWKLDGGAVSGTRNDALARF; from the coding sequence ATGCGCCGTGTACCGGCCTCGCTCTTGGCAGCACTCGCGCTCGTCGCGGGCGGAATGGGCGCGCAGGCGTCCGCAGCGCCCTCCGCAGCGCCCTTTGAGCCCGTCCCCCTGGGGACGACCGTCACCCTCAACGGCCAGAGGGGCGAGAAGGTCGACGTCACCGTCCTGAAGGTGGTCGACCCGGCCGCATCGGCCCAGGAGTTCTTCGAGCCCGATCCGGGGAACCGCTACGTCTCGGTCCAGTTCCGGCTCAAGAATTCCGGAACGGTCCCGTACAAGGACAGCCCGGTGAACGGCGCCACCCTCATCGACACCGAGGGGCAGCAGTTCGACGCGGACGTCGTGGCGAAGACCACGGCAGGGCCGCGGTTGCCCGTGTCGCTGACCATCACGCCCGGCAACACCGCACTCGGCTACCTCACCTTCGAACTGCCCGACGGGTCCAAGCCGGCCACTGTGCAGTTCACCCCGAACAGCGGGTTCGCCGACGACGTGGGCGAGTGGAAGCTGGACGGCGGAGCCGTGTCGGGAACCCGCAACGATGCTCTGGCCCGGTTCTGA